From a region of the Penaeus vannamei isolate JL-2024 chromosome 2, ASM4276789v1, whole genome shotgun sequence genome:
- the LOC138865318 gene encoding uncharacterized protein produces MTRLSQKHQLSSPQPSSKSMKKRKNNNLSPLRANTRENVSPEETLPSARFMLVTISSSTPLFVYIRACAVAGLRHGHSYVELIAEALQSSPSGALSLAGITQFLRLRYSFFRGRYQGWRNSVRHNLSLNQCFRKILRDPRRPYGKDNLWTLDPRYLPRPSWRRAGSAAVKHGGAVSGDPAEEQGRSCDTPSNSSSSQIEVICTNPSSSLSDSTFTPASAPPPPNPPFPLPPPSPPPPPSPPPSPPPPPPAPYGGPTKCSPRAAASPQVSKNDISSDSDISRPSTTNNLYFDEDICSEGRTHETPNGTFDFFRFVEPEPLHSQLQGRLVPLRRCPLKSSVNRHAASRSSSVPVSQPIRISCVASDTLESTGMQWNLMEEPLRTRMEKTDFPDCLIATRKSADSTRRALALEDASFCFPILCNISQDVPPTKDIEPSLLPEYSEDVQINSGREERPGQITVYSSTHASFKRTETKLENCPQAFIVKEEKCHKTGPIASHSSEKDSLPHKDRASVHAHRNCLIPYPHSPRSIQESSKKGMDSRTLSQSTSHKTEVRPKLKFGIDAILGCNLGLSSCVPLPRVGNTTMEV; encoded by the exons ATGACCAGATTATCTCAGAAGCACCAACTGTCCTCCCCTCAGCCCTCCTCAAAatcaatgaaaaagagaaaaaataataatttgtccCCTCTTCGAGCAAATACGAGAGAAAATGTTAGTCCAGAAGAAACACTCCCGTCTGCGAGGTTTATGTTGGTGACGATCTCAAGTTCCACGCCATTGTTTGTTTACATCCGGGCATGCGCTGTCGCTGGATTGCGTCATGGCCAC TCATACGTGGAACTGATAGCTGAAGCACTGCAGTCGTCCCCTTCAGGTGCTCTCAGTCTCGCAGGCATAACCCAGTTTCTCCGCCTCAGGTATTCCTTCTTCAGGGGCCGCTACCAAGGCTGGAGGAACTCGGTGCGACATAATCTCTCTCTTAACCAG TGTTTCCGGAAAATTCTTCGTGACCCTCGGCGCCCTTACGGCAAGGACAACCTCTGGACTCTCGATCCCCGGTACCTCCCGCGCCCGTcttggaggagggcggggagcgCTGCCGTCAAGCACGGAGGCGCTGTTTCTGGCGACCCGGCGGAGGAACAAGGGCGTAGCTGTGACACAccatctaattcttcttcttcgcaGATCGAAGTGATATGTACAAATCCTTCTTCATCCCTATCGGATTCTACATTTACTCCTGcgtctgcccctcctcctcctaatccacctttcccactcccacctccttctcctccacctcccccttctccccctccttctcctcctcctcccccacctgctcCCTACGGCGGACCAACAAAGTGCTCACCAAGGGCAGCGGCGTCGCCTCAGGTTTCCAAGAATGATATATCAAGCGACTCGGATATAAGTCGACCAAGTACCACCAATAACCTTTATTTTGACGAGGATATCTGCTCCGAAGGAAGAACACACGAGACTCCAAACGGCACCTTTGACTTTTTCCGTTTTGTTGAACCCGAACCCCTCCATTCCCAGCTTCAAGGGCGACTCGTGCCTCTAAGACGATGTCCTTTGAAGTCTTCGGTTAATAGACACGCTGCTTCGAGATCTAGTAGCGTCCCAGTTTCACAACCCATCAGGATATCTTGCGTTGCCAGTGATACATTGGAGTCAACGGGCATGCAGTGGAACCTGATGGAAGAACCTCTCCGTACCAGAATGGAAAAGACGGACTTCCCAGATTGCTTAATAGCAACGAGGAAATCAGCGGACTCTACTCGGAGGGCTCTTGCACTTGAAGATGCGTCTTTTTGCTTTCCTATTTTGTGTAATATTTCGCAGGACGTTCCTCCAACTAAAGATATAGAACCATCTCTTCTTCCAGAATACAGTGAAGATGTTCAGATCAACAGCGGTCGAGAAGAAAGGCCTGGCCAGATCACAGTCTATTCAAGTACACACGCGTCTTTCAAACGTACAGAAACAAAACTCGAAAACTGCCCTCAAGCCTTCATCGTTAAAGAGGAGAAATGTCACAAGACGGGACCTATCGCCAGTCACTCATCGGAAAAGGACTCATTACCTCACAAAGACCGTGCGTCCGTCCATGCGCACAGGAATTGCCTAATCCCATACCCACATTCCCCTCGCAGTATACAAGAGTCTAGCAAGAAAGGAATGGACTCTCGCACCTTATCGCAATCCACGAGCCATAAAACAGAGGTTAGACCAAAGCTGAAGTTCGGGATAGACGCTATCTTAGGCTGTAATTTAGGACTAAGTTCATGTGTTCCTCTACCTAGAGTAGGAAACACAACCATGGAAGTGTAA